A genomic segment from Nicotiana sylvestris chromosome 1, ASM39365v2, whole genome shotgun sequence encodes:
- the LOC138869714 gene encoding uncharacterized protein — protein MRPQGQVVPYQRKQGYNQQNQQQAYQQPQQQQTVRHEDGFAKLEGMMQQMIGSTRKVTDRVDSHESVIKNNEIQLGQISMALNNRPHGTLPADTQINPKEQGSKQLIAVNLRNGRDLDLEQEIACESRPTETLVPVPIEIDDSAGLTEKQCLNKKKNQITGKKQPPTPFPQRLVKYQKDEQYKKFLEMLKQIQVNIPLIDALKEMPGYAKMMKDLMSRKFDFQELATVTVTQTCSVVVTRPIAEKLSDLGSFTIPCAIGNYAFAKALCDLGASINLMPLAIYKRLGIES, from the exons ATGCGACCACAGGGTCAAGTGGTGCCTTACCAAAGGAAACAGGGTTACAACCAGCAAAATCAGCAGCAGGCTTATCAACAACCTCAACAACAACAGACTGTGAGACACgaagatgggtttgctaaacTTGAGGGAATGATGCAACAAATGATTGGGTCCACTAGAAAAGTAACTGACAGAGTAGACTCACATGAATCAGTGATAAAGAATAATGAAATCCAATTAGGACAGATTTCTATGGCCTTAAATAATCGTCCTCACGGGACGTTACCTGCAGACAcacaaatcaatccaaaagagCAGGGCTCGAAGCAGCTTATAGCAGTGAATCTCCGAAATGGTAGAGACCTAGATCTGGAGCAAGAAATTGCTTGCGAAAGCAGACCGACTGAGACACTGGTGCCAGTACCCATTGAGATAGATGATTCAGCAGGGTTAACTGAG AAGCAGTGCCTgaacaagaaaaaaaatcaaatcacaGGGAAGAAGCAACCTCCAACACCATTCCCACAGAGATTGGTCAAGTATCAAAAAGATGAGCagtacaagaaattcttggagatgttgaagcaaattcaggtaaacattccattgattgatgcattaaaggagatgcctggttatgcgaaaatgatgaaggacttgatgtcccgcaAGTTCGACTTTCAAGAGTTGGCCACGGTTACAGTGACTCAGACCTGTAGTGTTGTTGTGACGAGACCCATAGCTGAGAAGTTGTCTGACCTAGGGAGTTTCACAATCCCATGCGCGATAGGCAACTATGCATTTGCTAAGGCATTGTGTGATCTGGGAGCAAGCATAAACCTTATGCCCCTAGCTATCTACAAAAGGCTAGGCATTGAGAGCTAG